The Prosthecobacter algae genome has a segment encoding these proteins:
- a CDS encoding immunoglobulin domain-containing protein → MTYIARAFFLAASLGLATANARAAEPRLVVSQVGLHFICTADGQPDMYSWRTPTLDTSPSASPGDFIIPVIRESSFDEAVVSTVPVISGGRTALRVSSEINSTDIAHMHPVGFEGETARLVNLDAVHWRNDNAPNVGPHMMKDRFYSNFPPLRNPDQAGRYGTTAVEVPATHSLYPRNYKRHPGYDPANWNWSLDYDTPLSTDKKRLQGRLHLELVRPPTTDSDPPMDFTLVISGAGMSTISVSGLRIFTTPNDLVYKVNRGHFRNVGKAETESVASARQQTLGRRSGARGARPEDPGYTSEGDKTVLDIDLLSRFFNVQYYDQLSFSSGIIEIKIYNGHDWTTGNPPPAQIVQVRLPAGQAPAPTLITAGSFAVQYLQPSSGAPTVYSHPAVQAPRWWSFNQTGTLGIFSAMGEPQPSPASFGRFHPGPDLVTSPGISAVDPRSNTQRVPGVKALFYGRSDFLYPDVQQIPQHTLFSDPLAVIRYDEDSGYNRPQHYGSDSFRLVKHAAPLIAEAEVPSTRYQPTPEYTDRDIPMAADFVDELPIMRTQPTLPPDLFFPGTLRLTAGAFSTSEATYQWRRNGVNIPGATHTNLNAPLDSAAAAGKYDVKVTNAKGSIVSDSVEVTLPDPVIFEQPRSITAFSGDKVIFSVQAEGTGLRYQWRRNGLAISKATARTYAIAKVSADDQANYDVFITGTKGTRLSAPALLRVHQPLTITQHPLSGVVHAGLTLALKVRAVGEMPINYQWRRNGEVIEGAINDSLLVQATEPGAPADRYEVVVTNSVATRTSATVEVRTIGYPPEISQSPDSATVDIGGEATFSVALYGDSTGLTYQWRRNGVNMPKTNFADLVLKPAKKIDEGVYDCIVSNAYGSSLSEPATLLVGERLTFSLLPGDAAVNPGEPVTFAATAGHEGDVVTYQWSLNGKPLAGAIYQTVEIPAALPADAGLYTVTATRGKEKATATARLNLLEKGVLFYKITGTTTSHAADQTTRSALSGLLLVDVSRDAVGGALVLTSKDGKVTRYKAHVLMNLRVDSTSPGSGGQMAISYVEDPGSYSGEPGYRGALWLQGAQSLIRLDAQTQTLGAKTLSGVMNNLEVFSANSGLHTELENLSLKGVLDLPATILSRQKGEGIDAALDRLRIDLQTQGMMEDRSAR, encoded by the coding sequence ATGACCTATATTGCCCGCGCATTCTTTCTAGCGGCCAGCTTGGGGTTGGCCACCGCCAATGCTCGGGCCGCAGAACCGCGCCTCGTCGTCAGCCAGGTGGGCCTGCACTTCATCTGCACTGCCGATGGCCAGCCAGACATGTATAGCTGGCGCACACCTACGCTGGATACCAGCCCCTCGGCCAGCCCCGGGGATTTCATCATCCCGGTCATCAGGGAATCCAGCTTCGATGAAGCTGTGGTGTCCACAGTTCCCGTCATCAGTGGAGGTCGCACAGCGCTGCGGGTTTCTTCAGAGATCAACAGCACCGACATCGCCCACATGCACCCCGTCGGATTTGAAGGCGAGACCGCCCGTCTGGTCAATTTGGACGCTGTCCATTGGCGCAATGATAATGCCCCCAATGTGGGTCCTCACATGATGAAGGACCGCTTTTACTCCAATTTCCCGCCGCTGCGGAATCCAGATCAGGCCGGCCGATACGGTACGACGGCCGTCGAAGTCCCTGCGACCCATTCCCTCTATCCCCGCAATTACAAGAGGCATCCTGGCTATGACCCTGCCAACTGGAACTGGAGCCTGGACTATGACACGCCCTTGAGCACTGACAAAAAACGCCTCCAGGGGCGTCTACATCTTGAGTTGGTTCGCCCGCCCACGACAGATTCAGATCCGCCCATGGACTTCACCCTGGTGATTTCCGGCGCTGGCATGAGCACGATCTCGGTGAGTGGGCTACGCATTTTCACCACCCCAAATGACCTGGTGTACAAAGTGAATCGCGGCCACTTCCGCAATGTCGGCAAAGCCGAGACTGAAAGTGTCGCCAGCGCCCGCCAACAGACGCTCGGTCGCAGGAGCGGTGCCCGTGGAGCCAGGCCTGAGGATCCTGGCTACACGAGTGAAGGAGACAAGACAGTGCTGGATATTGACCTCCTCTCCCGCTTCTTCAACGTTCAGTATTATGACCAGCTTTCCTTTTCCTCCGGCATTATCGAGATCAAGATTTACAACGGTCATGACTGGACCACGGGCAATCCTCCACCTGCTCAGATCGTCCAAGTCCGCCTGCCAGCCGGCCAGGCCCCGGCACCGACCTTGATCACCGCAGGTTCCTTTGCTGTTCAGTATTTGCAGCCCAGTTCGGGCGCTCCCACGGTTTACAGTCATCCCGCCGTGCAGGCCCCTCGCTGGTGGTCATTCAACCAAACAGGAACTCTGGGCATCTTTTCAGCCATGGGGGAGCCGCAGCCTTCCCCGGCCTCCTTCGGTCGGTTTCACCCGGGGCCAGACTTGGTCACCAGCCCTGGCATCAGTGCCGTGGATCCCCGTTCCAACACCCAGCGCGTGCCCGGCGTGAAGGCCCTCTTTTACGGCCGTTCCGATTTCCTATACCCGGATGTGCAGCAAATTCCCCAGCACACTTTATTCTCAGATCCCTTGGCTGTCATCCGCTACGATGAGGACTCCGGCTACAACCGCCCGCAGCATTACGGCTCGGACTCGTTTCGTCTGGTGAAACATGCGGCCCCCCTCATCGCGGAGGCCGAGGTGCCATCCACGCGTTATCAGCCGACCCCCGAGTATACGGACAGAGACATTCCGATGGCGGCTGATTTTGTCGATGAGCTGCCCATCATGCGGACACAGCCCACTCTGCCGCCTGATCTTTTCTTTCCGGGCACGCTCCGCCTGACGGCAGGCGCCTTCAGCACCTCGGAGGCCACCTATCAATGGCGGCGCAATGGCGTGAACATTCCGGGCGCCACCCATACCAACCTGAACGCGCCGCTCGATTCCGCCGCTGCCGCCGGGAAGTATGATGTGAAGGTGACCAATGCCAAAGGCAGCATCGTTTCGGACTCCGTCGAAGTCACCCTCCCAGACCCCGTCATCTTTGAGCAGCCGCGCAGCATCACCGCCTTCAGTGGCGACAAGGTCATCTTTTCCGTGCAGGCCGAAGGCACCGGCCTCCGCTACCAGTGGCGGCGAAACGGCCTCGCCATCAGCAAGGCCACCGCCAGGACTTACGCCATCGCCAAAGTCAGTGCCGATGACCAGGCGAACTACGATGTCTTCATCACCGGCACCAAGGGCACCCGCCTTTCCGCTCCCGCTCTGTTGCGGGTGCATCAGCCGCTCACCATCACCCAGCATCCACTCAGCGGTGTGGTCCATGCGGGCCTCACCCTGGCCCTCAAAGTCCGGGCCGTCGGCGAAATGCCGATCAACTACCAGTGGCGGCGCAATGGCGAAGTCATCGAAGGTGCCATCAATGACAGCCTGCTGGTGCAGGCCACCGAGCCCGGAGCACCTGCGGATCGTTACGAAGTCGTGGTCACCAATTCCGTCGCCACCCGCACTTCCGCCACCGTGGAGGTACGCACCATCGGCTATCCGCCCGAAATCTCCCAGTCGCCTGACTCGGCCACCGTGGACATCGGGGGCGAGGCCACTTTCTCAGTCGCCTTGTATGGTGATTCCACCGGCCTCACTTACCAATGGCGGCGCAATGGGGTGAACATGCCCAAAACCAACTTCGCCGATCTTGTCCTGAAACCGGCCAAAAAGATCGATGAAGGCGTGTATGACTGCATCGTCAGCAATGCCTACGGCAGCAGCCTCAGCGAGCCTGCCACACTCCTGGTGGGTGAGCGGCTGACTTTCAGCCTGCTGCCAGGAGACGCCGCTGTGAACCCGGGTGAACCCGTCACCTTTGCCGCCACGGCAGGCCATGAAGGGGATGTCGTGACCTACCAGTGGTCCCTCAATGGCAAGCCACTGGCAGGGGCCATTTACCAGACGGTGGAGATCCCCGCTGCCCTGCCTGCGGATGCGGGCCTTTACACCGTCACCGCCACACGCGGCAAGGAAAAGGCCACGGCCACGGCCCGGCTCAATCTTTTGGAGAAAGGCGTGCTGTTTTACAAGATCACCGGCACCACCACCAGCCATGCGGCGGATCAAACCACCCGCAGCGCCCTCAGCGGCCTGCTTCTGGTGGATGTCAGCCGCGACGCCGTCGGCGGTGCCCTGGTCCTGACGAGCAAAGATGGCAAAGTTACCCGCTACAAGGCGCATGTTCTCATGAACCTCCGCGTGGATTCCACCAGCCCCGGCAGCGGTGGGCAAATGGCCATCTCCTATGTCGAAGACCCCGGCAGCTATAGCGGGGAGCCGGGCTACCGCGGGGCCCTGTGGCTCCAGGGTGCCCAAAGTCTCATCCGCCTGGATGCCCAGACTCAGACCCTGGGGGCCAAAACACTGTCCGGCGTGATGAACAACCTTGAGGTGTTTTCGGCCAACTCCGGCCTGCATACGGAGCTCGAAAATCTCAGCCTCAAAGGCGTGCTGGATCTGCCTGCCACCATCCTCTCCCGGCAGAAAGGGGAGGGGATTGATGCCGCCCTGGACCGCCTGAGGATTGATCTTCAGACCCAGGGCATGATGGAAGACAGGTCAGCCCGCTGA
- a CDS encoding phage holin family protein, whose product MMDTEVSRVRSLLRTLALYAEARGRLLQIEAQEAGTKLSEILIFAALLSGFLLFGWMLALPALVWLVADSQGWPWWKVALGAAGGHLFLAMLFLLRLKSRLKRLRVFEETFHQFQRDREWIGNPPPGV is encoded by the coding sequence ATGATGGACACCGAGGTTTCCCGGGTGAGATCCCTGCTGCGCACGCTGGCCCTGTATGCGGAAGCACGCGGGCGGCTGCTGCAGATCGAGGCGCAGGAGGCGGGGACCAAGCTGAGCGAGATCCTCATCTTCGCGGCCCTGCTCAGCGGCTTTCTGCTGTTCGGCTGGATGCTGGCGCTGCCTGCGCTGGTGTGGCTGGTGGCAGACAGCCAGGGCTGGCCCTGGTGGAAGGTGGCGCTGGGTGCGGCCGGTGGGCACCTGTTTCTGGCCATGCTTTTCCTGCTGCGGCTGAAATCCCGACTGAAAAGGCTGCGCGTGTTTGAAGAAACGTTTCACCAGTTCCAGCGCGACCGCGAATGGATCGGCAACCCACCTCCCGGCGTATGA
- a CDS encoding dihydroxyacetone kinase subunit DhaK: MSKNSAKKIINDPLKCADELFEGLVLAYDGKARRVGKRSIVMNDLRPDAPALLIGGGAGHEPIYHGLVGKGMGDGAAVGDIFAAPPPDIVLEATQAVNRGKGVLYLYGNYAGDIMNFDIGAELAEEEGITVKTVFINDDVCSAPPSEKSKRRGVGGLVPVVKLAGAAATQVDSLDELARIAQKAVDATRTVGVSTKPGSIPATGAPTFELADDVIGLGMGIHGEKGVGLIPMCTADELAAKMIDLLFGDDLPLNAGDEIVFFVNSLGSTHMMELLIMLRAARPLLDARGIKVHQTIVDSIVTCQEMAGVSFSITKLDAELKALWDLPCESVGYTKL; encoded by the coding sequence ATGAGCAAGAATTCCGCGAAGAAGATCATCAACGATCCCCTGAAATGTGCCGACGAACTCTTTGAGGGCCTCGTGCTGGCCTATGACGGCAAGGCCCGCCGCGTGGGCAAGCGCTCGATCGTGATGAACGATCTGCGCCCGGATGCCCCGGCCCTGCTCATCGGCGGTGGCGCAGGCCATGAGCCGATCTACCACGGTCTGGTGGGCAAAGGCATGGGCGACGGTGCTGCCGTGGGCGACATCTTTGCCGCCCCGCCGCCAGACATCGTGCTGGAGGCCACGCAGGCGGTGAACCGTGGCAAGGGCGTGCTGTATCTCTACGGCAACTACGCCGGCGACATCATGAACTTCGACATCGGTGCCGAGCTGGCCGAAGAAGAAGGCATCACGGTGAAGACGGTTTTCATCAATGATGACGTCTGCTCCGCCCCTCCTTCCGAAAAGTCCAAGCGCCGTGGGGTGGGTGGTCTGGTGCCGGTGGTGAAGCTGGCCGGTGCTGCCGCCACGCAGGTGGACAGCCTGGATGAGCTGGCCCGCATCGCGCAGAAGGCCGTGGACGCCACGCGCACGGTGGGTGTCTCCACCAAGCCGGGCTCCATCCCTGCCACGGGTGCGCCGACCTTTGAACTGGCGGATGACGTCATCGGCCTGGGCATGGGCATCCACGGTGAAAAAGGCGTGGGCCTGATCCCGATGTGCACGGCGGATGAGCTGGCCGCGAAGATGATCGACCTGCTGTTTGGCGATGACCTGCCGCTGAATGCCGGCGATGAGATCGTGTTTTTTGTCAACAGCTTGGGCAGCACGCACATGATGGAGCTGCTGATCATGCTGCGCGCCGCACGACCGCTGCTGGATGCACGCGGCATCAAGGTGCACCAGACGATTGTGGACAGCATCGTCACCTGCCAGGAGATGGCGGGGGTGAGCTTCAGCATCACCAAGCTGGACGCGGAGCTGAAGGCGCTGTGGGACCTGCCCTGCGAGAGCGTGGGCTACACGAAGCTGTAA
- the surE gene encoding 5'/3'-nucleotidase SurE, giving the protein MHFLLTNDDGIDAPGLAALAAAITAIPGAQVSIVAPPAEYSMCGHRVTTHEVLHVEERGPRRWAVGGTPADCVRIGLFALDLKPDWVISGVNAGGNLGQDVVISGTVAAAREAAYHGIAAMAFSHYMIRGLEIDWPRISTWVVELTGRLSGERLHDGEFWNVNFPHLPPGPLPMPGVVRCYPERLPLKVAYQAAPDGGYHYTASYAERPRIPGSDVEVCFGGQISVSRLKV; this is encoded by the coding sequence ATGCATTTTCTCCTGACCAATGACGATGGCATTGATGCCCCTGGCCTGGCGGCCCTGGCGGCGGCCATCACGGCCATCCCGGGGGCGCAGGTCTCCATCGTGGCTCCGCCCGCCGAATATTCCATGTGCGGCCACCGGGTGACGACCCATGAGGTGCTGCATGTGGAGGAGCGGGGACCCCGGCGCTGGGCGGTGGGCGGCACCCCGGCAGACTGCGTGCGCATCGGCCTTTTTGCGCTGGATCTGAAGCCGGACTGGGTGATTTCTGGAGTGAATGCCGGGGGTAATCTGGGGCAGGATGTGGTGATCTCCGGCACGGTGGCGGCGGCGCGGGAGGCGGCGTACCACGGCATCGCGGCGATGGCTTTTTCCCATTACATGATCCGGGGGCTGGAGATCGACTGGCCGCGCATTTCCACCTGGGTGGTGGAGCTGACGGGTCGCCTTTCCGGCGAGCGGCTGCACGATGGCGAATTCTGGAATGTGAACTTTCCCCACCTCCCCCCCGGCCCGCTGCCGATGCCTGGAGTGGTGCGCTGCTATCCGGAAAGGCTGCCGCTGAAGGTGGCCTACCAGGCTGCGCCGGATGGGGGCTACCATTACACGGCCTCCTATGCCGAGCGCCCGCGCATTCCAGGCTCCGATGTGGAGGTGTGCTTTGGCGGCCAGATCTCCGTCTCCCGACTGAAGGTATGA
- a CDS encoding type IV pilus twitching motility protein PilT, translating into MSDQAAPQDLVPVLGHVDDYLRFCMQYEASDLHLATAAQPIWRRFGNLTPIWGNAVQLGPEDTRRLAYSFLTEAQIHQLETKGDVDFAYSPDFGRFRASVVQQRLGIDITFRIISTSIRSVDELGLPDMVRTLIRYHNGLVLVTGPVGCGKSTTLAALVDEINKERQDHIITLEDPIEYVVEPKSCHVNQREVGTHTDSFAAALRGALREDPDVIMVGEMRDLETISLAITAAETGHLVLGTLHTGNSARTLDRVLDVFPPDQRDQIRIMVSESLRGIISQQLVPKTDGNGRAMALELLVNTPAVAACIREGKTYMLNGVMQTGKNVGMITMDESLRNLFTKGLISREECESRAEDKQQMRLFFQS; encoded by the coding sequence ATGTCCGACCAAGCCGCCCCCCAAGACCTCGTGCCCGTGCTGGGCCATGTGGATGACTATCTGCGTTTCTGCATGCAGTATGAAGCGTCCGATCTGCACCTGGCCACCGCCGCCCAGCCCATCTGGAGACGATTCGGCAACCTGACCCCGATCTGGGGCAATGCCGTGCAACTCGGGCCTGAAGACACCCGCCGTCTGGCCTACAGCTTCCTCACCGAAGCCCAGATCCACCAACTGGAAACCAAGGGCGATGTGGACTTTGCCTACTCGCCAGACTTTGGCCGCTTCCGTGCCTCCGTGGTGCAGCAGCGCCTGGGCATCGATATCACCTTCCGCATCATTTCCACGAGCATCCGCTCGGTGGATGAACTGGGCCTGCCAGACATGGTGCGCACGCTCATCCGCTATCACAACGGCCTGGTGCTGGTGACCGGCCCGGTGGGCTGCGGCAAGTCCACCACGCTGGCTGCCCTGGTGGATGAAATCAACAAGGAGCGCCAGGACCACATCATCACCCTGGAAGACCCCATCGAATACGTGGTGGAGCCGAAGAGCTGCCACGTGAACCAGCGCGAGGTGGGCACCCACACGGATTCCTTTGCCGCCGCCCTGCGCGGTGCCCTCCGTGAAGATCCGGATGTGATCATGGTGGGTGAAATGCGCGACCTGGAAACGATTTCCCTGGCCATCACGGCGGCGGAAACGGGTCACTTGGTGCTGGGTACCCTGCACACTGGCAACTCTGCCCGTACGCTGGACCGTGTGCTGGACGTGTTCCCGCCGGATCAGCGCGACCAGATCCGCATCATGGTGTCTGAATCCCTGCGCGGCATCATTTCCCAGCAGTTGGTGCCGAAGACGGATGGCAACGGCCGTGCGATGGCCCTGGAACTTCTGGTGAACACCCCTGCGGTGGCCGCCTGTATCCGTGAAGGCAAAACCTACATGCTCAACGGCGTGATGCAGACGGGCAAAAACGTCGGCATGATCACGATGGATGAGTCCCTGAGAAACCTGTTCACCAAGGGTCTCATCAGCCGTGAAGAGTGCGAATCCCGCGCTGAGGACAAACAGCAGATGCGCCTCTTCTTCCAGAGCTAA
- a CDS encoding immunoglobulin domain-containing protein → MALGVTVGNALAAEAPRLVVSQVGLHFICTADGQPDMYSWRMPKMETGPEAASGDFGIPFIADANLDASAVGNEPIVTGGRTALKVSSLPNSTRIAHIHPPAFQGSSARLVNLDQIHWRNASDPDAAPFMMKDRFYSNYPPLQNPDQAGRYFTTAVASAPTQANYARYFRNHPGYDPANWNWTLDYDTPLEVHQKRIQARLHLEIVHPPLADPDAPMNFTLVIPAAALASIVVNDRHIFSKSQDVVYKLNRSHFRNAGNAETAGVASARMQTLNRFAGPLANTPGDVGYTTNPALKTVLDFDLHSNFFTVDRQDMLTFGSGHIPIEIYNTHDWPAGNPEMAQNINVILPSGQAPSPTLVTAGSFGINYIQPLGHDMVLYQHPAIQAPRWWSFNRSGPLGLVGPGGELVTSPPTVGRLHVAVPDMVSGTGISAVDARSNTQRVPGVKALFYGRSSFLYPDVKELPLEVLTSEPTARIAYDWSYNRPLHYGSDTLRLVQLNPPFVAEAQVSPSRYTPMDNYGNPGVNLPPSFADELPIVTSQPTLKVPLQIPGTLRLVVAASTTSTLSYQWRHNGEPIPGATDSNLHAPIETAADAGRYDVKITNAKGSVISDPFEVVFPDPLILGQPQAATVQVGGKVTLSVEAMGTGLRYQWRRNGLAINKATGSTFTIAKAALADGGNYDVLITGTHGTLLSSKALLTVQPPLAILQHPVGGMVRPAQTLQLWVLAVGQPPLSYQWKRNGEIIEGPAGLDSLLLAEAGEPGSTDRYEVVVSDATGSRTSNRAEVRTVGLPPVVSLLRGSTYAEVGAEVTFSVGVEGDPSGVTYQWRRNGVNLPKTNFPDLVLKPVKKTDDGIYDCVVSNAYGNAISDTVYLTTGQSIAFTLLPGDVNVAPGTPVSFTALAGDFVYASGGPAQSPQTLNGQPSQTPNTTLAGAEDDISYQWSFNGKPLAGAIYATLEIPSALPANAGTYTITATRGKDKISASARLNLQQHGVLVYKLSGTTTTQDADQATRGALTGYLLAESSSSAPAGVLVLVTKDGKYTRFQAHELPGLRVNESGPGAGGQMVISNVEDAEEGSRRAVLWLQGAQSIVTLDAVNQVAAARTLSGTANQIEVYWADNGYRTSIENLSLKGVLDVPATTASRVRRDELEQALETLKIELQRQGMVEIVEER, encoded by the coding sequence ATGGCCCTCGGAGTGACCGTGGGGAATGCCCTGGCTGCTGAGGCTCCGCGCCTGGTCGTCAGCCAGGTGGGCCTGCACTTTATCTGCACCGCCGATGGCCAGCCAGACATGTATAGCTGGCGCATGCCCAAGATGGAGACGGGCCCGGAAGCTGCTTCGGGAGACTTCGGCATCCCGTTCATTGCGGATGCCAATTTGGACGCCTCAGCCGTGGGCAATGAGCCCATCGTCACAGGCGGTCGCACGGCGCTGAAGGTTTCGTCTTTGCCGAACAGCACCCGTATCGCCCACATTCATCCCCCGGCTTTTCAGGGCTCTTCCGCCCGCCTCGTGAATCTGGACCAGATCCACTGGCGCAACGCCAGTGATCCTGATGCAGCGCCCTTCATGATGAAGGACCGATTCTATTCCAATTACCCGCCGCTGCAAAATCCGGACCAGGCCGGGCGCTACTTCACCACCGCCGTTGCCAGCGCTCCCACCCAGGCCAACTACGCCCGGTACTTCAGGAACCATCCGGGTTATGATCCGGCGAACTGGAACTGGACGCTGGACTATGACACGCCGCTGGAGGTTCATCAAAAGCGCATCCAGGCACGCCTGCACCTGGAAATTGTGCACCCGCCGTTGGCAGATCCGGATGCCCCCATGAATTTCACCCTGGTGATCCCCGCGGCTGCGCTTGCCAGCATCGTGGTCAATGACCGGCACATTTTTTCCAAAAGCCAGGACGTGGTGTACAAACTGAACCGCAGTCACTTCCGCAATGCGGGCAATGCCGAGACAGCCGGCGTGGCTAGCGCCCGCATGCAGACTTTGAATCGCTTTGCGGGTCCGCTGGCCAACACCCCAGGCGATGTCGGTTACACGACCAACCCTGCGCTGAAAACGGTGCTCGATTTTGATCTGCACTCCAACTTTTTCACAGTTGACCGGCAAGACATGCTGACCTTCGGCTCTGGCCATATTCCAATCGAGATTTACAACACACATGACTGGCCTGCTGGCAATCCAGAGATGGCCCAGAACATCAATGTAATCCTGCCATCCGGCCAGGCACCCTCTCCCACATTGGTCACGGCGGGTTCGTTTGGGATTAATTATATACAGCCCCTGGGCCACGACATGGTCCTCTACCAGCACCCTGCCATTCAGGCTCCCCGCTGGTGGTCCTTCAACCGCTCCGGGCCGTTGGGGCTGGTGGGTCCTGGGGGAGAACTGGTGACGTCTCCCCCCACCGTCGGACGTTTGCACGTGGCTGTGCCGGATATGGTCAGCGGCACCGGCATCAGCGCGGTGGATGCCCGGTCTAACACTCAGCGTGTGCCCGGCGTGAAGGCCCTTTTCTACGGTCGTTCGAGCTTCCTCTATCCCGATGTGAAAGAGCTCCCGCTGGAAGTCCTGACCTCGGAGCCCACGGCCCGCATCGCCTATGATTGGAGCTACAACCGCCCGCTCCATTATGGGTCGGACACGCTGCGTTTGGTCCAGCTCAATCCTCCTTTCGTCGCCGAGGCGCAAGTGTCTCCCTCGCGTTACACGCCGATGGACAACTATGGAAATCCAGGCGTGAACTTGCCACCTTCATTTGCGGATGAACTGCCCATCGTCACTTCCCAGCCTACTTTGAAGGTGCCGCTTCAGATTCCAGGCACCCTTCGTCTGGTCGTTGCCGCTTCCACCACTTCCACCCTCAGTTATCAGTGGCGGCACAATGGCGAACCCATTCCTGGAGCCACCGATTCTAACCTGCACGCGCCCATCGAAACCGCCGCCGACGCGGGCAGGTATGATGTGAAGATCACCAATGCCAAAGGCAGCGTGATTTCCGATCCTTTCGAGGTCGTCTTTCCCGATCCGCTCATCTTGGGGCAGCCTCAGGCCGCCACCGTCCAGGTGGGAGGAAAGGTGACTTTGTCTGTGGAGGCCATGGGCACCGGCCTTCGCTACCAGTGGCGGCGCAATGGCCTCGCCATCAACAAGGCCACCGGCAGCACCTTTACCATCGCCAAGGCGGCCCTTGCGGACGGCGGCAATTACGATGTGCTCATCACCGGCACCCATGGCACCCTCCTTTCCTCGAAGGCTCTGCTGACGGTCCAGCCACCGCTGGCCATCCTCCAGCATCCCGTGGGCGGGATGGTGCGTCCTGCACAGACCCTCCAACTCTGGGTCTTGGCCGTGGGCCAGCCCCCGCTCAGCTATCAGTGGAAGCGTAATGGCGAAATCATCGAGGGACCTGCGGGCCTCGATAGTTTGCTGCTGGCGGAGGCCGGTGAACCTGGCAGCACCGACCGCTATGAAGTGGTGGTTTCCGATGCCACGGGCAGCCGCACATCGAACCGCGCAGAGGTGCGCACCGTCGGCCTGCCGCCGGTTGTCAGCCTGCTGCGGGGCAGCACCTATGCAGAGGTCGGGGCGGAGGTCACCTTCAGTGTGGGAGTCGAGGGAGACCCCTCCGGCGTCACCTACCAGTGGCGGCGCAATGGCGTGAATCTGCCGAAGACCAACTTCCCAGACCTCGTCCTGAAGCCCGTGAAGAAAACGGATGACGGCATCTATGACTGCGTCGTCTCCAATGCCTATGGCAATGCCATCAGCGACACCGTCTATCTGACCACGGGCCAGAGCATCGCTTTCACCCTGCTGCCGGGGGATGTGAATGTTGCCCCTGGGACGCCAGTGAGCTTTACCGCTCTGGCCGGAGACTTCGTGTATGCCTCAGGTGGGCCGGCACAGAGCCCGCAGACCCTGAATGGGCAGCCTTCGCAGACGCCCAACACCACGCTCGCAGGTGCCGAGGATGACATTTCCTACCAATGGTCCTTCAATGGCAAGCCCCTGGCCGGAGCCATTTACGCAACCCTGGAGATTCCTTCGGCCCTGCCTGCCAATGCGGGCACCTACACCATCACCGCCACCCGTGGGAAAGATAAAATCAGTGCTTCTGCCCGGCTGAATCTACAGCAGCACGGCGTGCTTGTTTACAAGCTCAGCGGCACCACCACCACCCAGGATGCAGACCAGGCGACTCGTGGTGCCCTCACTGGTTATCTCCTGGCAGAGTCCAGCAGCTCGGCTCCCGCCGGTGTGCTGGTGCTCGTGACCAAGGATGGCAAATACACCCGTTTCCAGGCGCATGAGCTGCCCGGCCTGCGTGTGAATGAGAGCGGCCCAGGTGCCGGTGGGCAGATGGTGATCTCCAATGTGGAAGATGCTGAGGAAGGCTCCCGTCGGGCCGTGCTCTGGCTGCAAGGCGCGCAGAGCATCGTCACCCTGGATGCCGTCAATCAAGTCGCCGCCGCTCGCACCCTTTCCGGCACGGCCAACCAGATCGAAGTGTATTGGGCTGACAACGGCTACCGCACCTCCATCGAAAACCTCAGCCTCAAAGGCGTGCTCGACGTCCCCGCCACCACCGCCTCGCGGGTGCGTAGGGATGAGTTGGAGCAGGCCCTGGAGACCCTGAAGATCGAGCTTCAGCGCCAGGGGATGGTCGAGATTGTAGAAGAGCGCTGA
- a CDS encoding YraN family protein → MTAPLAAPPLVKPPLAARVALRLARLPGVNRHHVLWARSHVLEWTLSLRRPFYPLVLGHRMTQREIGHAGEVLATRWLPKQGRKVLYRNYFAPGGGEVDIVARHGKVLTFIEVKTRTSADFGRPADAVNAKKRQLIQRGAHHWLRIMRWPHVRYRFDILEVLLLPGEEPKLNLIENAFGLSDSVMIGR, encoded by the coding sequence ATGACCGCACCGCTGGCAGCCCCGCCCCTGGTGAAACCGCCGCTGGCGGCCCGGGTGGCGCTGCGGCTGGCCCGGCTGCCGGGGGTGAACCGGCACCATGTGCTGTGGGCGCGCAGCCATGTGCTGGAGTGGACGCTTTCCCTCCGCCGCCCGTTTTACCCGCTGGTGCTGGGGCACCGGATGACGCAGAGGGAGATCGGCCACGCGGGGGAGGTGCTGGCCACGCGCTGGCTGCCGAAGCAGGGGCGCAAGGTGCTGTATAGGAACTATTTTGCCCCTGGCGGCGGGGAGGTGGACATCGTGGCCCGGCATGGGAAGGTGCTGACCTTCATCGAGGTGAAGACGCGGACGAGCGCGGACTTTGGCCGCCCGGCGGATGCGGTGAATGCCAAAAAGCGCCAGCTCATCCAGCGCGGGGCGCATCACTGGCTGCGGATCATGCGCTGGCCGCACGTGCGGTACCGCTTTGATATTTTGGAGGTGCTGCTGCTGCCAGGGGAGGAACCGAAGCTGAATCTAATCGAAAATGCCTTTGGTCTGAGTGATTCGGTGATGATTGGCCGATGA